ATGCCGCCTTCGGGATCGGCGAGGCCCGACTCCACGACTTCGGTGAGCGCCCTGTGAATTCTGTCGTCGATGTCACGCAGCTCGGCGCCGATCGACCTCAACGCGCCGTCGTTGCCATCGGCCGCGACCGCCAGGCCGGCGGCGGCCTTGTCCATGTCCGCAAGACTCTGGACGAACCTGGCTCGCAGATTCCGCAGGCCATCGGCCAGACCCACCGCCTGCTCGTTGAATGAGGCAACCTGCTCCTGCACGGCGGTCAACAACGCGATCGCGGCCGCCACGTCCGAGTCTTGTTGCAGCGCGCCGGCGAGATAGCTCTGAGTCTGGAAGTACTCGGTGAAACCCGTGATCGTTCGAGCTGCCGTCGGCACCGCCGTGTTGAGGCACGCGAACGAGACCTCCCCGGCAGCGCGAACGGCGTCGTTGATCGCGGCCGCGTACGGCGCCAATTGGCCCGAGCTGAACCCGACGCCCCGCTGCTCCTGCATGCTGAGAGCGAAACCCTGAAGAATCAACGTGTGGGCGGCCACACGGGCAACCGCCGAACCCGCGATCCGCGCGGTGGCGTCCAGGTCAGTGCCAGGCATGGTTGGCTCCCTCGATTCAGCGGCGGCTGGAGGCGGAACGGCCAGAACCGTACACGCCCGACGCCTGCCCGCGGGTGGGAATCAGCAAACTGCTGGAGATCGGCTTCGACGATCGCTGCGGCTACTGCCTGCGCACTCGCCTCCGGGCGAGCAAGCCCCCTGCCAATCCGATCGCCACCACGATCCCCGCCGCCCATAACGCGAGCGGCGTGCTGCTGGACGTGTACGCGGCGTCGAGGCGCTCGGCCGGTGAGGAGGAGGACGGCATGGGGCTCGGGGCGAGAGACGGGATCGCCGCTGCGGATGAGGCGGGCGGACTCGGCAAGGCTGACGGGCTGTGGCTCGGCGGGGCGGAGTGCGTGGGACGGGCAGCCGAGTGGGTCGGCTTGGCGGTGTGTGTGACGGTGTGTTGTTTGCTGTTGCCGGTGCCGCTCGAGCCGGATCCGCCAGCGCTCGACCCGGACCCGCCGCCGCTCGACCCGGTCCCGGACCCGTAGCCGAAGGTGGTCTGTGGCATGTTGTAGTCGAGCAGCCCGGGCGTCGGCTCCCCCGTCGCGGTCTCGAGAGTCCAACTGCCGATTCCGTTGGTGATGACGTGTTCAGTGCCCTGCTTCGCGGGGGCGCCGATGGTCACGTGCGCCTCCCAGGTGAAGGTGCCGTGTGGCGCGATGGTGGGCGGGTTCGCGTAGTCGTAGTTCCACGACCCGTTCGAATCGATGCTGCTCGGCGGTTCCCAGGCCCCGGTGGTCGGGTTCTTGAACGTGACGGTGATCCCCTTCGTCTGTTCGAACCCGCCCTGCGCCTTGTTCCACATGCCGATGAATGCGTCCTCGGCGACGATCCGGTCCGGCGAGCTCGACTTGACCGTCACCGTGACCGTGAAGCTCCCGCCGACGGCAAGGTGCGACGGAATGCCGCTGAAACTCGCCGTAGCGGCACCGGCGGGCGGCGGGGTCGCCGTCGAGGCCTGAGCCCCCTGGCTTCCCGTGAACACCACCGCGGTCGTGGCCACGGCCAAGGTCACGGCATGCCCTGCCAACCACCTCATAGTTATCCCCTCCACGCCCCAACGACCCCTGCCCGTATTAGGCCGTTGATCAATATCCCACTCCGCTCGAACGCGGGCAAGGGCCCGGTAACCCGCGGGTTCCCATTGATCCACAACGGCTAGCGGGAGCCGTTCGCCGGTTCCGGCTCCGGCTGCGGTTCCGGCTGCTGTGCCGATCGACTTGGGGACCGGTCCCCGACGTGACGGCGTGATTCCCGGTAACTTCGGCATCGGAGGGACAGCGAGCGGTATCGGACCGTAACGTGAGGTTGCGCGTGCTCAGCCGTCGAACCATCTGTGGTCTGACACACTGTCAGCTCGTAAGGCCTCGGCTCGGCGCGGCAGTGCGGATCTGCGGGCGCGCCGGACGGAAACACAAGCAGGCGAGCGGGAAGGCGCGACGGGACACATGACCACCGAACTGCGCGTGTCGTTCAATGACGCGGGTCAGATGAGCGATCTCCAGGAGTGGCTCAGCAAGATCAAGGGTGTTCATGCGACGCCTGTGGCACGTCCCGCGGAGGGCAACAGCCAGGGTACGGCGTGGGATTTCCTGTCCGTGGCCTGCGAGACCAGCGGGCCGGTGGTCGTGGCGCTGCGTGCGCTGCAGAAGTGGCTCGAAGCACGGGTGACCACGATCGAGGTGCGCGTCGGCTCATCGGTCTTCAAGGTGCACAGCGCCGACGCGGCGGACTTACTGCCGAAGATCGAGCAGGCCGCCCGGGCGCTCGGAGCAGCGGGGGCCGACAGTGAACCGCCGCAATGACATCGACTTCGATGCGTCGCGCGCCATCCTGCTGGCAACCTCGACCTACAAGCCGACGAGCAAGATCCTGACGCCCTTGCCGGCGGCGGCGCGCAGTCTGGCCGAGATGCGCGAGCTGTTGATCGACACCTGCGAATGGCCGTCCAACCGCATCACGTCGCTTCCGGAGCGGCGTCACGGCGGCCTGCTGCCCAAGATCACCAAGCTGATCGAGAACGTCGACGACGTCCTGCTGTTCTACTACGCCGGCCACGGCCTGCCCATCCCCCAGGACGGCCGGTACGACCTCGGGCTGGGGCTCGCCGACACCGACGAGGCCGCGTCGCTGCGCAGCTCGACGTCGTTGCGGGTGCGCGATCTGCGCGAGCAGATGGAGGCCTCCCGGGCTCGCGTCAAAATCCTGATCCTGGACTGCTGCAACGCGGGCATCGCCACGCACTACGCAGACCAGATCTCCTCGCGCGGCGCGCCCTCGCCGGCCGCGGGAGTGAAGCGCAGCGGCGGGACGTATATCTGGGCGGCGTGCGGCCATGCGCAGGAGACCTACTTCGAGAAGCAGGACGGGGGCCTGACGTACTTCACGAAGTTCCTCGCCGAGGCCGTCCGGGACGCGCGCGAGCTACCACCGCCCGGCGCCGACATCGCAGACCTCAATGACGAGGTCGCCCGCCGGTTCGAGCAGGCCGCCGAGAGCGCGGAGTTCTTCGACGTCCCGGGTCCCGAGGTTCACCACAGCGGGCGCCCGGACGGGTTCCGTTTCGTGCGCAGCCGGGGTGCTGCGTATTTCGTGCCCCCGCACCGGTTCGAGAAGCTCGAAGCCGAGGACCCGAAGAAGGTCGGTCCTTACACGCTCAGAGCGCGTCTGGGTTCGGGTGGGGTCGGACGGGTCTATCTCGCCACCGGCAAGCAGGGCGAGCCGGTCGCGGTCAAGGTGCTGCATCCGGAGTACGGC
This genomic window from Actinospica robiniae DSM 44927 contains:
- a CDS encoding effector-associated constant component EACC1 codes for the protein MTTELRVSFNDAGQMSDLQEWLSKIKGVHATPVARPAEGNSQGTAWDFLSVACETSGPVVVALRALQKWLEARVTTIEVRVGSSVFKVHSADAADLLPKIEQAARALGAAGADSEPPQ
- a CDS encoding HBL/NHE enterotoxin family protein, with translation MPGTDLDATARIAGSAVARVAAHTLILQGFALSMQEQRGVGFSSGQLAPYAAAINDAVRAAGEVSFACLNTAVPTAARTITGFTEYFQTQSYLAGALQQDSDVAAAIALLTAVQEQVASFNEQAVGLADGLRNLRARFVQSLADMDKAAAGLAVAADGNDGALRSIGAELRDIDDRIHRALTEVVESGLADPEGGIRIGVGALAEPAVAGASMAVVVGGVAIAAIGGSGDDVSRPLAEAMDAKSDLIAERARSNAETALAGGLVSGLKGLDWAASVAAAIAQTPVNAWTRIRDDLGALTAELKQGSTTPQKVGNALALAAPGGAGAVPSEIHRVLDQVITVDPVMDLRTTPGALVRKLAAARG